Below is a genomic region from Sneathia vaginalis.
GGAAGAATACAAGCGTAATAAAAGAAATCCTTTATTTGAAAAATATGCATATATGATGCAATATACGCATAAAGATGAATATGAAAAGATAAAAGAATATTTACCTAAAAAAAATATTGAAAATGAAGAAATAATCGATAAAATAGAAGCAATCATTATGAAATGGGAAGTAGAGTTTAGTGAGAAATATCCTAAAATCTCACGTGTTGCAAGAGCAATTGATACCAATGATGAAGGGAAGCTAGCATCAATTAGAACATACCTAAGAGGAGAACATAGTACTTATTCAGTAAAGACTAATACTCTTTACTACAATTACATAAGCTCATTAAAATATAATTTAGTTGAAGAAATTTATTCTAAAATAATATGTAAGAAAGGATTTAA
It encodes:
- a CDS encoding DUF4125 family protein, translating into MEELVDKIVEIEWSYFTNLKNTGGRASCQDNREEFFLTRKSQWESLNEDILKSYLDDLEEYKRNKRNPLFEKYAYMMQYTHKDEYEKIKEYLPKKNIENEEIIDKIEAIIMKWEVEFSEKYPKISRVARAIDTNDEGKLASIRTYLRGEHSTYSVKTNTLYYNYISSLKYNLVEEIYSKIICKKGFKSLDELENINN